One genomic segment of Rhodohalobacter mucosus includes these proteins:
- a CDS encoding S66 peptidase family protein, whose product MKRGEFLKTALTGAVSLPALGRLAIGNGTLTKPRVLREGDTVALTAPAGIVYDENEFIRMQGVLESIGLRVIFGEHVRKRNGYLAGTDRERAEDINRFFADPGVSAIVAVRGGWGSARILPLLDFDLIRANPKIYCGFSDNTTLHLALLRYAELVSFHGPNGTSEWTDLTVQNFKSVLMNGDQTVYRSKSDVETLVSGMAEGRLIGGNLSILTTSLGTPYQPDTEGAILFVEDIGEEPYKVDRMLTHLGQAGMLDGIRGFIFGRCTDCPEPSSSGFTLKSVLLHHIRPLGVPAIMGADIGHDSHNFTIPMGLQAVLDATGGVFKLLEPAVKEA is encoded by the coding sequence ATGAAGAGAGGTGAATTTTTAAAAACAGCACTAACCGGAGCTGTATCCCTGCCCGCGCTTGGAAGGCTTGCCATTGGGAACGGAACTCTGACTAAGCCCCGTGTATTGCGTGAAGGGGATACTGTGGCTTTGACCGCTCCTGCAGGCATTGTGTATGATGAAAATGAGTTTATTAGAATGCAGGGTGTTCTGGAGTCGATTGGCTTAAGGGTGATCTTCGGGGAGCATGTTCGTAAGCGAAACGGTTATCTGGCGGGCACCGACCGTGAGAGGGCAGAGGATATAAATCGTTTTTTTGCAGATCCCGGCGTGAGCGCAATCGTTGCTGTGAGGGGAGGGTGGGGCTCGGCCCGTATTCTGCCGCTGCTTGATTTTGATCTGATCAGGGCCAATCCGAAGATCTATTGCGGATTCAGCGACAACACAACACTGCACCTTGCACTGCTTCGCTATGCTGAACTGGTTAGTTTTCACGGTCCAAACGGCACGTCGGAGTGGACCGATTTGACCGTTCAGAATTTTAAATCCGTCTTGATGAACGGCGATCAAACGGTGTACAGATCAAAAAGCGATGTTGAAACCCTGGTCAGCGGCATGGCAGAGGGGCGTCTCATAGGAGGGAACCTGTCCATTCTCACAACGTCGCTGGGAACACCCTATCAGCCCGATACGGAAGGTGCAATCCTCTTTGTTGAAGACATTGGTGAAGAGCCCTATAAAGTAGACCGGATGCTCACTCATCTTGGTCAGGCGGGTATGCTAGACGGAATCAGGGGATTTATTTTTGGCAGGTGCACCGACTGCCCGGAGCCTTCATCTTCCGGTTTTACGCTGAAGAGTGTTTTGCTTCACCATATTCGCCCGCTCGGCGTTCCTGCGATTATGGGTGCCGATATCGGACACGACTCTCATAATTTTACGATTCCAATGGGTCTTCAGGCTGTCCTTGATGCAACCGGAGGCGTTTTCAAGCTTCTGGAGCCGGCCGTAAAAGAGGCCTGA
- a CDS encoding alpha-ketoacid dehydrogenase subunit alpha/beta encodes MIAPSKIISRDKALEYYRHLLLPRLIEKKMLLLLRQNKISKWFSGIGQEAISVGSALSLNKNDYILPMHRNLGVFTTRGVPLYPLFCQLFGKQNSFTEGRDRSFHFGTTDYHIFGMISHLAATMPVADGIALACKLRGENRIALSFCGDGATSEGDFHEALNLAGVWKLPVVFMIENNGYGLSTPVKEQYACEHLADRAAGYGLEGMRIDGNDFFAVQKAVKQAREIAIQGQPVLIEAKTFRIRGHEEASGTFYVPDEEFEKWQPKDPIFRFEEWLLTEGIAKHISELETIQEEVEASFRKQLNKALKTDEPVFDIKTELEHAGLRSRKDIDIKVTETGKAREKSEKRVIDAVHMAQKQALSEDDSFLLLGQDVAEYGGVFKASEGFHELFGKDRIRNTPIIESGAIGAAIGLAIEGFKPIVEMQFADFISCGFNQIVNNLAKSRYRWTPDLNVTIRAPHGGGVGAGPFHSQSPESWFMQVPGMRVLVPSSVEDAQNMLYTALYDPNPVLFFEHKKLYRSIKEVTSDHCRLVTLEKARVVQPGNDLSLITYGYGVVWAKDIAEEYRNLGYGIEIIDLRSLAPIDWETVISSIRKTGKALLLQEPSEILGPMSEISAGINERAFEWLDAPVMRCSSLNMPIPFNRNLEEGYLASFRLKETMERLLKY; translated from the coding sequence ATGATAGCCCCATCAAAAATAATTTCCAGAGATAAAGCACTGGAATATTATCGCCATTTGCTGCTTCCCAGGCTCATAGAAAAAAAGATGCTGCTGCTTCTGCGCCAGAATAAAATCAGCAAGTGGTTTTCGGGAATCGGACAAGAAGCCATCTCCGTAGGATCTGCGCTGAGCCTGAATAAAAACGATTACATCCTCCCCATGCACAGGAACCTGGGTGTATTCACCACAAGAGGTGTTCCTTTATATCCTCTTTTTTGTCAACTATTTGGAAAGCAGAATAGTTTCACAGAAGGGCGTGATCGCTCTTTTCACTTCGGAACAACAGACTATCATATTTTTGGGATGATCTCACATCTGGCGGCAACCATGCCCGTTGCGGATGGCATCGCCCTGGCATGCAAACTTCGGGGCGAGAACCGTATTGCCCTCAGTTTTTGCGGTGACGGTGCTACCAGTGAGGGCGACTTCCATGAAGCCCTGAACCTGGCGGGCGTCTGGAAACTGCCCGTCGTGTTTATGATCGAAAACAACGGCTACGGCCTATCCACACCGGTGAAGGAACAGTACGCCTGTGAACACCTTGCAGACCGGGCGGCGGGATACGGTCTGGAGGGGATGCGGATTGACGGGAATGATTTTTTTGCCGTTCAGAAAGCTGTAAAGCAGGCCAGGGAAATTGCCATTCAGGGACAGCCCGTTCTGATAGAGGCGAAAACCTTTCGGATCAGGGGGCACGAAGAGGCTTCGGGTACGTTTTATGTGCCGGACGAGGAATTTGAAAAATGGCAGCCGAAAGATCCGATTTTTCGCTTTGAAGAGTGGCTCCTCACAGAGGGAATTGCAAAACACATCAGTGAGCTGGAAACAATTCAGGAAGAGGTTGAAGCAAGCTTCAGAAAACAGCTGAATAAAGCCCTCAAAACGGATGAACCTGTCTTCGATATAAAAACCGAGCTTGAACACGCCGGACTGCGCAGCCGGAAGGATATTGATATAAAAGTCACTGAAACAGGCAAGGCCCGCGAAAAGTCGGAGAAACGGGTGATCGATGCGGTGCATATGGCTCAGAAACAAGCCCTGAGTGAAGACGATTCATTCCTCCTGCTGGGACAGGACGTAGCCGAGTACGGCGGTGTTTTCAAGGCATCGGAAGGGTTTCACGAACTCTTTGGAAAAGACCGTATCCGAAATACGCCGATCATTGAATCAGGGGCAATAGGCGCGGCTATCGGACTGGCCATTGAGGGCTTCAAACCCATTGTTGAGATGCAGTTTGCCGATTTCATCAGCTGCGGATTTAATCAAATTGTGAATAACCTTGCCAAATCGCGTTACAGATGGACCCCCGACCTTAATGTAACCATTCGCGCGCCGCACGGCGGAGGCGTAGGTGCAGGGCCCTTTCATTCTCAATCACCTGAAAGCTGGTTCATGCAGGTGCCGGGAATGCGCGTGCTGGTGCCCTCTTCCGTGGAAGATGCTCAGAATATGCTCTATACTGCACTCTACGATCCGAACCCGGTTCTCTTTTTTGAACACAAAAAACTGTATCGAAGCATTAAAGAGGTCACATCCGATCATTGCCGGCTGGTTACCCTGGAGAAAGCACGCGTTGTGCAGCCCGGCAATGACCTGTCACTTATCACGTACGGCTACGGTGTAGTCTGGGCTAAGGATATCGCTGAAGAGTACAGAAATCTCGGCTACGGGATTGAAATCATCGATCTGCGGTCACTTGCCCCGATCGACTGGGAAACCGTCATATCTTCAATACGTAAAACGGGCAAGGCCCTGCTGCTTCAGGAACCATCCGAGATCCTCGGGCCTATGAGCGAAATATCGGCCGGTATCAACGAGCGGGCATTCGAATGGCTTGATGCCCCGGTTATGCGCTGCTCTTCACTCAACATGCCGATTCCATTCAACCGGAATCTTGAAGAGGGCTACCTGGCCAGTTTCAGGCTGAAGGAGACAATGGAAAGACTTCTGAAATACTGA
- the speD gene encoding adenosylmethionine decarboxylase, with protein sequence MEALGKQILVEFYDCDQAKINDVAYIENSLITATEASNATIISHNFHKFSPYGVSGVVVIAESHVAIHTWPEYNYAAVDIFTCGDTIEPWTIQEKLKEYFESQNVSSMEMKRGLFKVPRGQKLLFKPSQELQSN encoded by the coding sequence ATGGAAGCACTTGGAAAACAAATTTTGGTAGAGTTTTACGATTGCGATCAGGCCAAGATCAATGACGTAGCCTACATCGAAAATTCATTAATCACGGCAACTGAAGCATCCAATGCTACAATCATTTCCCACAATTTTCACAAGTTCAGCCCCTACGGTGTGAGCGGCGTTGTAGTGATTGCGGAATCACACGTAGCTATTCACACATGGCCCGAATATAATTATGCAGCCGTCGATATTTTTACCTGCGGAGACACCATTGAGCCCTGGACCATTCAGGAGAAGTTGAAGGAGTATTTCGAATCGCAAAATGTCTCCAGCATGGAGATGAAAAGAGGTTTATTTAAAGTGCCCAGAGGTCAAAAGCTCCTCTTCAAGCCCAGCCAGGAGCTTCAATCGAACTGA
- a CDS encoding pyruvoyl-dependent arginine decarboxylase yields MMVNTPNCYALVRGAAEGRTRLNAFDLALLNAGVGDTNLMRMSSILPPAARQVDIGEVVLPKGGLIPLAYASIDGTMPGQLISCAVAVGIPEDDREPGVIMEFEDHAPLSNVEEIVRQMVVDGFDYRNRKLREVKSLGIEHKVERCGSVFAAAVLWYL; encoded by the coding sequence ATGATGGTAAATACGCCAAACTGCTATGCTCTTGTACGGGGTGCTGCCGAAGGCCGCACCAGGCTTAATGCTTTTGATCTGGCTCTGCTCAATGCAGGTGTCGGCGATACAAATCTTATGCGTATGAGCAGTATACTGCCTCCCGCAGCCCGACAGGTTGATATTGGTGAAGTTGTACTGCCGAAAGGCGGGCTCATTCCCCTGGCCTATGCGAGTATCGACGGCACCATGCCGGGTCAGCTAATCTCCTGTGCCGTCGCCGTGGGTATCCCGGAAGATGACAGAGAGCCCGGTGTTATTATGGAATTTGAAGATCACGCACCGCTATCCAATGTGGAGGAAATTGTTCGTCAGATGGTGGTTGATGGTTTTGATTATCGCAACCGAAAGCTGCGGGAGGTGAAATCCCTTGGCATTGAGCACAAAGTGGAGCGTTGCGGATCCGTTTTCGCCGCGGCCGTACTTTGGTATTTGTAG
- the speE gene encoding polyamine aminopropyltransferase, which yields MPLQYNEYYNERTGLTVGLKKLLFSEQSEYQLVEVYETDTWGNLMTIDGMVMLSERDEFVYHEMISHVAMFTHPEPKNVLIIGGGDGGTAREVMKHGSVERVDMVEIDKTVVDASKRCFPGVGDFANPRLNVLYEDGIEFVKNTRESYDVIIIDGSDPVGPAEGLFEKEFYSYCFDALSENGVLTAQTESPWVESYHPSMKKVYHAVDDLFPLSGMYLAYIPLYPAGMWSMACASKKEDPLGRAAHDRAEAATGIISTLRYYNAAVHRGAFALPNFVKEIISR from the coding sequence ATGCCTTTACAATACAACGAATACTACAATGAACGGACCGGCCTGACGGTAGGGCTGAAGAAGCTTCTTTTTTCTGAGCAGTCGGAGTATCAGCTGGTGGAAGTCTATGAAACCGACACCTGGGGCAACCTTATGACGATCGATGGTATGGTAATGCTGAGTGAGCGCGACGAATTTGTGTATCATGAGATGATCAGTCACGTTGCCATGTTTACGCATCCGGAGCCAAAAAATGTGCTGATTATTGGCGGAGGAGACGGAGGCACGGCGCGGGAAGTGATGAAACACGGCTCAGTAGAGCGGGTTGACATGGTAGAGATCGACAAGACGGTTGTTGATGCATCAAAGCGCTGCTTTCCCGGTGTGGGCGACTTTGCCAACCCCAGGCTCAACGTACTTTACGAGGATGGCATCGAATTTGTCAAAAACACCAGGGAGAGCTATGATGTGATCATCATCGATGGATCAGATCCTGTAGGTCCTGCGGAGGGACTTTTTGAAAAGGAGTTTTATTCCTACTGCTTTGATGCCCTGAGCGAAAACGGTGTACTCACGGCTCAGACGGAAAGTCCCTGGGTGGAATCCTATCATCCAAGCATGAAAAAGGTGTATCACGCTGTTGATGATCTTTTCCCTTTATCGGGCATGTACCTGGCCTATATCCCACTCTACCCGGCCGGGATGTGGTCTATGGCCTGTGCCTCCAAAAAGGAAGATCCGCTTGGCCGTGCAGCCCACGATAGGGCGGAGGCTGCAACCGGAATTATTTCTACACTCAGGTACTACAATGCGGCGGTTCACCGGGGTGCTTTTGCGCTTCCCAATTTCGTGAAAGAGATTATCAGTAGATAG
- a CDS encoding DUF445 domain-containing protein → MDEDKTKTEKDVSPAAGESGIGRLSRLISSAIDDRADENEETKPFIPPPSQPKLKILTYLKPLPWILCAFFGFSFLWDFEGYSLSLFRWTFPLEGIIRIVSVSGLIGYLTNWIAITMLFRPLSKRPLLGQGLIPAQKERIAYRLSLAVSEDLINPDIIKKKIESSDAVRKYRRKAAIDLRKIFRQTEFREEVKEWVVDYISFFLENESVKKQISFEIADEIEQRLEKNPIERTAVKTYTLLKGKQLHELIESTLDEIPFSVRRKIGFVDELLDELPGVISESSEELDDAITAILFNLVNRFDVQQIVEENLSRYDEMKLERMIMNATNEQLKTIQYLGALLGTIGGLVIWQPVLSLIVLGTAGISVYTADRMLYQ, encoded by the coding sequence ATGGATGAAGATAAAACCAAAACGGAAAAAGATGTTTCCCCGGCAGCGGGCGAAAGCGGGATAGGCAGGCTAAGCCGCCTGATCTCATCTGCCATTGATGATCGCGCAGACGAAAATGAAGAGACCAAACCGTTCATACCTCCGCCCTCTCAGCCCAAACTGAAGATACTGACCTATCTGAAACCGCTGCCCTGGATTCTGTGTGCATTCTTTGGCTTCTCATTTCTGTGGGATTTTGAAGGGTACTCCCTGTCATTGTTCAGATGGACTTTTCCGCTTGAAGGCATCATCAGAATTGTCAGCGTGAGCGGACTGATCGGGTACCTCACAAACTGGATTGCGATTACAATGCTCTTCCGTCCCCTGAGTAAAAGGCCGCTGCTGGGACAGGGCCTGATACCTGCCCAAAAAGAGCGCATTGCCTACCGGCTATCCCTGGCCGTTTCGGAAGACCTCATAAACCCTGATATCATCAAGAAGAAAATTGAGTCTTCCGATGCCGTCAGGAAATACCGAAGGAAAGCGGCCATCGACCTGCGGAAGATTTTCCGCCAGACGGAATTCAGAGAAGAGGTAAAAGAGTGGGTCGTGGACTACATCAGTTTTTTCCTTGAAAACGAATCGGTCAAAAAACAAATCAGTTTTGAAATCGCAGACGAAATAGAACAGCGCCTGGAAAAGAATCCGATTGAACGAACAGCAGTAAAAACCTATACCCTTCTGAAAGGCAAACAGCTGCATGAACTCATTGAATCAACGCTGGATGAAATCCCTTTTTCAGTAAGGCGAAAAATCGGTTTTGTGGATGAGTTGCTCGATGAACTGCCGGGTGTAATCAGTGAGAGCAGTGAAGAACTGGATGATGCCATCACGGCCATCCTGTTTAACCTTGTAAACCGGTTTGATGTACAACAGATTGTAGAAGAGAACCTGAGCCGGTACGATGAAATGAAGCTGGAGAGAATGATCATGAACGCAACCAATGAGCAGCTCAAAACCATACAGTACCTGGGAGCACTGCTGGGCACCATCGGCGGACTGGTAATCTGGCAGCCGGTTCTTAGTTTGATTGTACTTGGAACAGCAGGTATCAGCGTGTACACAGCCGACAGAATGCTGTATCAATAA
- a CDS encoding toprim domain-containing protein, producing MSNSIYTLLIVESPVMARLIQNVAPSSVFVLSTGGYCWKPEYDPDRNRLNAVANPDQAVFRKELKEQSKWAGNIVVATDTDPSGDFIAWSLSRFLKSSLLKRGKIRHISKAGIIQMLSETTELNASHLEERLKNRHMIRTLWHRASSLPEPDMAAVAAAFSGKLPYQTFADENGYTFKSTHAVYASPDEWFPVSPDPALDEFRNYRPLSTFDIIEYAVQHGVSDTYTEAEQLLFSLFQHRLHLCNESLISYPRTDANAFYSETWEGLHTRFLQTGADTVFKPGFLRETADPNIPHESVHPLRLDLTPDRVKGELDTKTGELYRLIYHYTLRSLSMPEPLDQPLTNDLMGDACFYTAEKRDKSETESLRPVCTVSDFGKRVNKLGFITPSVFGTRINEWIDKEYITVENRLVLPGRKVLPMMKRSEYYLQLLLELKSASRENLEPETVKRILTS from the coding sequence GTGAGTAATTCCATCTATACCCTTCTGATTGTAGAATCGCCTGTTATGGCGCGGCTTATTCAGAATGTGGCACCTTCCTCCGTCTTTGTACTATCAACCGGCGGATACTGCTGGAAACCGGAATATGATCCGGACAGGAATCGTCTGAATGCAGTGGCCAATCCGGACCAGGCAGTTTTCCGAAAAGAGCTTAAAGAGCAGTCGAAGTGGGCCGGTAATATTGTGGTGGCAACCGATACGGATCCCTCCGGCGACTTTATTGCCTGGAGCCTGTCGCGTTTTTTAAAATCTTCGCTTCTCAAGAGAGGAAAAATTCGTCATATCAGCAAAGCCGGTATCATTCAAATGCTCAGTGAAACCACAGAATTAAATGCATCGCATCTGGAGGAGAGGCTCAAAAACCGCCATATGATACGGACGCTGTGGCACCGTGCATCGTCACTGCCGGAACCCGACATGGCGGCTGTGGCAGCGGCATTCAGCGGCAAGCTCCCGTATCAGACATTTGCCGATGAAAACGGATATACCTTCAAAAGTACACATGCCGTATATGCTTCCCCGGATGAATGGTTTCCGGTATCTCCCGATCCGGCTCTTGATGAATTCAGGAACTACAGGCCTCTCTCCACTTTTGATATTATAGAGTATGCCGTTCAGCACGGGGTTTCAGACACCTATACTGAGGCTGAACAGCTTCTGTTCAGCCTTTTCCAGCACAGGCTGCATCTGTGCAATGAATCGCTTATCAGCTATCCCAGAACCGATGCCAATGCGTTCTATTCTGAAACCTGGGAGGGTTTGCACACCCGGTTTTTACAAACAGGAGCCGATACCGTGTTCAAGCCCGGTTTTCTGCGTGAAACTGCCGATCCCAATATCCCCCACGAAAGTGTACATCCGCTCAGATTGGATTTAACACCTGATAGAGTAAAAGGTGAACTGGATACCAAAACCGGAGAGCTTTACCGGCTGATTTACCACTACACTCTTCGTTCGCTGTCGATGCCCGAACCCCTTGACCAACCTCTGACCAACGACCTTATGGGCGATGCCTGCTTTTATACCGCCGAAAAAAGGGACAAATCAGAAACAGAGTCCCTCAGGCCTGTCTGCACGGTATCCGATTTCGGAAAAAGAGTGAATAAGCTCGGCTTTATTACTCCCTCCGTATTTGGGACCCGCATCAACGAGTGGATTGACAAAGAGTACATCACCGTTGAAAACCGGCTTGTATTGCCGGGAAGAAAGGTTCTTCCCATGATGAAACGTTCTGAGTACTATCTGCAGCTGCTGCTTGAGTTAAAGAGTGCAAGCAGAGAGAATCTGGAGCCTGAAACCGTGAAGCGCATTCTTACGTCTTAA
- the ybeY gene encoding rRNA maturation RNase YbeY → MMKTFPDTADLFPDEPFTMHNQSGIKIPVGESSFRNLMQIVETHEKIRFRSIELVYVDEKEILRINREYLDHDYITDIITFSYDESSENLEGTIFCCAPRILEQSIEFGTDTADEFLRVFVHGLIHLAGYNDKTDAEKSTMTRLENRYLELLENDS, encoded by the coding sequence ATGATGAAAACCTTTCCTGACACCGCAGATCTGTTTCCGGATGAGCCTTTCACCATGCATAATCAGTCCGGAATTAAGATACCGGTTGGCGAGTCTTCTTTCAGGAACCTTATGCAAATCGTGGAGACGCATGAAAAGATTCGGTTCCGTAGCATAGAACTTGTCTATGTGGATGAGAAGGAAATTCTGAGAATCAACAGGGAATACCTGGATCACGATTATATTACAGATATAATCACTTTCAGCTACGACGAAAGCTCTGAAAACCTTGAGGGAACAATCTTTTGCTGCGCCCCAAGGATCCTGGAGCAAAGCATTGAATTCGGTACGGATACAGCCGATGAATTTCTCAGGGTTTTTGTGCACGGGCTCATTCACCTCGCAGGGTACAATGATAAGACGGATGCCGAAAAATCGACTATGACGAGGCTTGAAAACCGTTATCTGGAACTTCTTGAAAACGACTCGTGA
- a CDS encoding DUF2723 domain-containing protein gives MDLTSVFAQHKSRNIFFALLSFAYAFIIYAFTVAPTTSFWDPAEYIAVAHTLQVAHPPGSPFFALVGRVVSMFVPSEYVALSINMISVTASAFAVMLLYLIIVRLIQEWRGSADEMDIMDLIGMYSGGLIAACMFTVTHTQWFNAVEAEMYASSMFFTALVVWMTLRWSANHDEPYSERWLVLIAYLFGIGIGVHLLNLLAIFFIALIIYFKKYEFSLSSFLAMGGISVAAFLSIYPVTIILIPDMAGRIGNITYGLIGPVTFVMLIVLAVLFGVYYTQKKGMRIANIVMLCYMMIVIGYSSYALVLIRSQASPPIDQNDPSTTESFVSYLSRDQYGQSPLFQGNSYNNRTGSIDRTTEVLFPRRHSAQPNHLDYYSRFSSDLDYFLTYQINHMYLRYLNWNFIGRDADIQDTGWYAGFGDTRHADNPANTPYYFLPFLLGLFGLIYHFRKDWPRATAVTALFILTGLAIVIYLNQTPFEPRERDYAYVGSFFAFSIWVGIGITAIIDYLKKFSGKNVPSAYATSLLLFLAVPFWMAVQNWPAHDRSNNYVPRDYAYNLLMSLEENAIVFTNGDNDTFPLWYIQEVEGIRTDVRVVNLSLLNTDWYIKQLRDQSTHEALPVAIDLTDDEIETMTSSLELHEPGDIVVPVDKELLRSVFEATPDQLEDSTSTFYTTLSSEGNLDMNEMTYNQLRMATPYSMPVDSLDNEVRFYLEGRFAGRDSQGNPRYYLQTQDKMILHLLENNMWIRPIYFANTVSRSGQVGLEDYFQFEGKTFRVVPKKRQTGPFGYVDPDIHAERMSKFEFNEWNNPDVYFDENVRRMLGNYRYGFTQLADAYMQEGNTEQAAYWLRFGEDNIPFRKIEHDWTVAVLYAYRYMKVNETERAVDLADFIAAELMEDLRWDMNDLNGLEDRIGSLEEDLREARQSAKMQQAQAITSQINNLRNRVQEKISDLSFNVSRITILQNVYFELDETDLAGLLGAEVDIITNGRLALPDSIEQSREQILRFGIDL, from the coding sequence ATGGATTTAACCTCAGTATTCGCACAGCATAAATCGCGAAATATCTTTTTTGCTCTTCTCAGTTTTGCATATGCTTTTATTATTTATGCGTTCACCGTTGCACCAACCACATCGTTCTGGGATCCGGCTGAATATATTGCTGTAGCCCATACGCTGCAGGTTGCACACCCTCCAGGGTCCCCATTCTTTGCTCTTGTAGGCCGTGTCGTTTCCATGTTTGTTCCCTCCGAATATGTTGCTTTAAGCATCAATATGATCAGCGTTACAGCGTCTGCATTTGCCGTGATGCTTCTCTATCTCATCATTGTGCGCCTGATTCAGGAGTGGCGGGGAAGCGCTGATGAAATGGACATCATGGATCTTATCGGAATGTACTCGGGCGGACTTATTGCAGCATGCATGTTCACCGTTACACATACACAGTGGTTCAACGCCGTAGAAGCCGAAATGTATGCATCATCCATGTTCTTTACCGCCCTGGTCGTCTGGATGACCCTGAGATGGTCGGCCAATCACGATGAACCCTATTCCGAGCGCTGGCTGGTACTGATTGCATACCTGTTCGGCATCGGTATCGGTGTCCACCTGCTGAACCTGCTGGCCATTTTCTTCATTGCACTCATTATCTATTTTAAGAAATACGAATTCTCCCTTTCATCCTTTCTGGCGATGGGCGGGATCTCCGTGGCGGCCTTTCTTTCCATCTACCCGGTCACCATTATTCTGATCCCGGACATGGCGGGACGGATCGGGAATATCACCTATGGGCTTATTGGTCCTGTCACCTTTGTTATGCTGATTGTGCTGGCTGTTTTATTCGGGGTTTACTACACCCAGAAAAAGGGCATGAGAATAGCCAACATTGTGATGCTTTGCTATATGATGATTGTTATCGGGTACTCAAGCTACGCGCTGGTACTGATCCGTTCGCAGGCATCCCCCCCTATCGATCAGAACGACCCGTCTACCACCGAATCTTTTGTAAGCTACCTCAGCCGCGATCAGTACGGACAGTCGCCGCTCTTCCAGGGGAATTCCTACAATAACCGAACCGGTTCCATCGACCGTACTACAGAAGTTCTTTTCCCCCGGCGTCACTCCGCCCAACCAAATCATTTGGATTACTACTCAAGATTCAGCTCTGATCTGGATTATTTTCTGACGTATCAGATCAATCACATGTATCTGCGGTATCTGAACTGGAATTTCATCGGCCGGGATGCGGATATTCAGGACACCGGATGGTACGCCGGATTCGGGGATACAAGGCATGCAGATAATCCGGCCAATACCCCCTACTATTTTCTGCCTTTTTTACTGGGATTGTTTGGACTCATCTACCATTTCAGAAAAGACTGGCCGAGGGCAACCGCCGTTACCGCTCTATTCATCCTGACCGGCCTTGCAATCGTGATTTATCTGAATCAGACTCCATTTGAGCCCAGGGAGAGGGATTATGCGTATGTAGGATCCTTTTTTGCATTCTCTATCTGGGTTGGAATCGGAATAACGGCCATCATCGATTACCTGAAGAAGTTCTCCGGAAAAAATGTACCCTCGGCTTATGCCACCAGTCTGCTCCTGTTCCTTGCGGTTCCATTCTGGATGGCCGTGCAGAACTGGCCTGCCCACGACCGCAGCAATAATTATGTGCCGCGCGACTACGCTTACAACCTGCTGATGTCGCTCGAGGAAAACGCTATTGTATTCACAAACGGGGATAACGATACATTTCCTCTCTGGTACATACAGGAGGTAGAGGGGATCAGGACGGACGTGCGCGTGGTTAATCTGAGTCTACTGAATACAGACTGGTACATTAAACAGCTGCGGGATCAAAGTACGCATGAGGCGCTGCCCGTCGCAATCGACCTTACGGATGATGAGATCGAAACCATGACCTCGTCCCTGGAACTGCATGAACCCGGAGACATTGTAGTGCCCGTCGATAAAGAGCTGCTTCGGTCCGTATTTGAAGCAACACCCGATCAGCTTGAAGACTCAACGAGTACGTTCTACACCACTCTGAGCTCTGAAGGCAATCTGGATATGAATGAGATGACATACAACCAGCTTCGGATGGCCACTCCCTACTCCATGCCCGTAGATTCTCTCGACAATGAAGTGCGCTTTTACCTGGAAGGACGGTTTGCAGGACGCGACAGCCAGGGCAATCCCAGGTATTACCTGCAGACACAGGATAAGATGATCCTCCATCTATTGGAGAACAACATGTGGATCAGGCCGATCTACTTTGCAAATACCGTTTCACGTTCGGGGCAGGTTGGCCTTGAAGATTACTTTCAGTTTGAGGGCAAAACATTCCGCGTCGTTCCCAAAAAACGGCAAACAGGACCTTTCGGCTATGTGGATCCCGATATTCACGCAGAGCGGATGAGTAAATTTGAGTTCAATGAGTGGAATAATCCGGATGTCTACTTTGACGAAAATGTGCGGCGGATGCTCGGAAACTATCGTTACGGTTTTACCCAGCTGGCTGATGCCTACATGCAAGAAGGCAATACAGAACAGGCAGCCTACTGGTTAAGGTTTGGCGAAGACAATATTCCATTCAGAAAAATTGAGCATGACTGGACCGTTGCCGTACTGTATGCATATCGATATATGAAAGTTAATGAAACAGAACGGGCCGTGGATCTGGCCGATTTCATTGCTGCTGAGCTGATGGAAGATCTGCGCTGGGACATGAATGACCTGAACGGGCTGGAAGACAGAATCGGTTCCCTGGAAGAGGATCTCAGGGAAGCGCGTCAATCAGCAAAAATGCAGCAGGCTCAGGCCATCACCTCTCAGATAAACAATTTGAGAAATCGCGTTCAGGAGAAAATTTCGGATCTCAGCTTCAACGTAAGCCGTATTACCATACTCCAAAATGTCTATTTTGAGCTGGATGAAACCGATTTGGCCGGATTACTGGGCGCCGAAGTGGATATTATCACAAACGGACGCCTTGCACTGCCCGACAGCATTGAGCAAAGCCGCGAACAGATTTTGAGGTTCGGGATTGATCTGTAA